In Pseudomonas fluorescens, a genomic segment contains:
- a CDS encoding AAA family ATPase, with protein MKVVVLAGPESSGKSWLASELQAHFGGLMVGEYVRYFIDQHQRDTRLADIPAIARGQLAWEDAARAEQPHLLILDTHLLTNKLWSQTLFGDYPAWLDDELLARHYDLHLLLSPEDVEWTADGQRCQPQLADRQAFFQDGLEWMQQHRQAVVVIRGDWEARRAKAFAAVKQIL; from the coding sequence ATGAAAGTAGTGGTACTGGCCGGCCCCGAATCCAGCGGTAAAAGCTGGCTGGCGAGCGAACTGCAAGCCCATTTCGGCGGGCTGATGGTGGGGGAATACGTGCGCTATTTCATCGACCAGCATCAGCGTGACACCCGCCTGGCCGACATTCCGGCCATCGCTCGTGGCCAACTGGCCTGGGAAGACGCCGCCCGCGCCGAACAACCGCACCTGCTGATCCTCGACACGCACCTGCTGACCAACAAACTGTGGAGCCAGACCCTGTTCGGCGACTACCCGGCGTGGCTCGACGACGAACTGCTGGCCCGGCACTACGACCTGCACCTGCTGCTATCCCCGGAGGATGTGGAATGGACTGCGGATGGCCAGCGCTGCCAACCGCAATTGGCCGACCGCCAGGCGTTTTTCCAGGATGGCCTGGAGTGGATGCAGCAGCATCGACAGGCGGTGGTGGTGATTCGAGGGGATTGGGAAGCGCGCCGCGCCAAAGCCTTCGCGGCAGTCAAACAGATACTGTAG
- the ggt gene encoding gamma-glutamyltransferase: MKYQPFSRTLIATALVLTVSGVHAASQAPVAGENGMVVTAQHLATHVGVDVLKAGGNAVDAAVAVGYALAVVYPAAGNLGGGGFMTVQLADGRKTFLDFREKAPLAATADMYLDKDGNVVDGLSAKGHLAVGVPGTVSGMELALSKYGTLKRAQVIAPAIKLAENGFELEQGDIDLLHTATGEFEKDKDLRAIFLHNGQPMQVGQKLVQKDLAKTLKEISAKGSDGFYKGWVAKALVDSSQAGKGIITQADLDKYKTRELAPIECDYRGYHVVSAPPPSSGGVVICQIMNILEGYPMADLGYHSAQGLHYQIEAMRHAYVDRNSYLGDPDFVKNPIEHLLDKNYATKLRDAIEPNKAGDSQAIKPGVSPHEGNNTTHYSIVDKWGNAVSVTYTLNDWFGAGVMASKTGVILNDEMDDFTVKVGVPNMYGLVQGEANAIAPGKAPLSSMSPTIVTKDGKAVMVVGTPGGSRIITATLLTILNVIDYKMNIQEAVDAPRFHQQWMPDTTNLETFAVSPDTQKILESWGHKFAGPQDANHLAAILVGAPSLEGKPVGNNRFYGANDPRRNTGLSLGY, encoded by the coding sequence ATGAAATACCAACCTTTCAGCCGCACATTAATTGCCACTGCGCTGGTGTTGACGGTCAGCGGCGTGCACGCCGCCTCCCAGGCCCCGGTAGCCGGTGAAAATGGCATGGTGGTGACCGCCCAGCATTTGGCCACTCATGTGGGTGTGGATGTACTCAAGGCTGGCGGCAATGCGGTGGATGCGGCCGTAGCCGTCGGCTACGCGTTGGCGGTGGTGTATCCGGCGGCGGGTAACCTCGGCGGTGGCGGCTTTATGACCGTGCAACTGGCCGACGGGCGCAAGACCTTCCTCGACTTCCGCGAAAAAGCCCCCTTGGCGGCCACCGCCGACATGTACCTGGACAAGGACGGCAATGTCGTTGACGGCCTCAGCGCCAAGGGCCATCTGGCGGTCGGCGTTCCCGGCACGGTGTCGGGCATGGAGCTGGCCTTGAGCAAATACGGCACCCTCAAGCGCGCCCAGGTGATTGCCCCGGCGATCAAGCTGGCGGAAAACGGCTTTGAACTGGAACAGGGCGATATCGACCTGCTGCACACCGCCACTGGCGAGTTCGAAAAAGACAAGGACCTGCGCGCGATCTTCCTGCACAACGGCCAACCGATGCAGGTGGGCCAGAAGCTGGTCCAGAAAGACCTGGCCAAGACGTTGAAAGAAATCTCTGCCAAGGGCAGCGACGGCTTCTATAAAGGCTGGGTGGCCAAGGCGTTGGTGGATTCCAGCCAGGCCGGCAAAGGCATCATCACCCAGGCTGACCTCGACAAGTACAAGACCCGCGAACTGGCGCCTATCGAGTGCGACTATCGTGGCTACCACGTGGTCTCGGCGCCGCCACCGAGCTCCGGGGGCGTGGTGATCTGCCAGATCATGAACATCCTCGAAGGCTACCCGATGGCCGACCTGGGCTATCACTCGGCCCAGGGCCTGCACTACCAGATCGAAGCGATGCGCCACGCCTATGTGGACCGCAACAGCTACCTCGGGGATCCGGACTTCGTGAAGAACCCGATCGAGCATCTGCTCGACAAAAACTACGCCACGAAACTGCGTGACGCGATCGAGCCGAACAAGGCCGGCGACTCCCAGGCGATCAAGCCCGGCGTATCGCCCCATGAAGGCAACAACACCACTCACTACTCCATCGTCGACAAGTGGGGCAACGCGGTGTCGGTGACCTACACCCTCAACGACTGGTTCGGTGCCGGCGTGATGGCGAGCAAGACCGGGGTGATCCTCAACGATGAAATGGACGACTTTACCGTCAAGGTCGGCGTGCCGAACATGTATGGGCTGGTGCAGGGTGAAGCCAACGCCATCGCACCGGGCAAGGCGCCGTTGTCGTCGATGAGCCCGACCATCGTGACCAAGGACGGCAAGGCCGTGATGGTCGTCGGTACGCCGGGTGGCAGCCGCATCATCACCGCCACCTTGCTGACCATCCTCAATGTCATCGACTACAAGATGAACATCCAGGAAGCCGTCGACGCGCCGCGTTTCCACCAACAGTGGATGCCAGACACCACCAACCTCGAAACCTTCGCGGTGAGCCCCGACACCCAGAAGATCCTCGAAAGCTGGGGCCACAAGTTTGCCGGGCCTCAGGATGCCAACCACCTGGCCGCGATCCTGGTGGGCGCACCGTCGCTGGAGGGCAAGCCGGTGGGGAATAACCGCTTCTATGGGGCCAATGACCCGCGCCGTAATACGGGGCTGTCGCTGGGCTACTAA
- a CDS encoding TetR/AcrR family transcriptional regulator, protein MVIKKTGIRAQQADQTRARILQAAVKVFTRDGYSGGRVDTISKEADSNDRMLYYYFGSKEHLFVCVLEHTYEQFNQAEGKLKLNLDTPVQALRDLVGFIWNYYVKHPEFVAILSIENLHQGKHARQSGEMRRLSGEAVGVLRPIIEAGQAQGVFREDVDLKHVYLMIASLCYFYNSNRHTLSSFLGEDLSNKGPQQDWLGFISDLVVRGVTPPPL, encoded by the coding sequence ATGGTGATCAAGAAGACCGGCATTCGGGCACAACAGGCCGACCAGACCCGCGCACGCATCCTCCAGGCGGCGGTCAAGGTGTTCACCCGCGACGGCTATTCCGGCGGGCGCGTCGATACCATCTCCAAGGAGGCCGACTCCAACGACCGCATGCTCTATTACTATTTCGGCAGCAAGGAACACCTGTTCGTCTGCGTGCTGGAACACACCTACGAGCAATTCAACCAAGCCGAAGGCAAACTCAAGCTGAACCTCGACACACCCGTGCAGGCCCTGCGCGACCTGGTGGGGTTTATCTGGAACTACTACGTCAAGCACCCGGAGTTCGTGGCGATCCTGAGCATCGAGAACCTGCACCAGGGCAAGCACGCCCGGCAGTCGGGTGAGATGCGACGGCTGTCAGGCGAAGCGGTTGGCGTATTGCGGCCGATTATCGAAGCCGGCCAGGCCCAGGGCGTATTCCGCGAGGATGTCGACCTCAAGCACGTGTACTTGATGATCGCCTCGCTGTGCTACTTCTATAACTCCAACCGCCATACCCTCAGCTCGTTCCTGGGGGAGGATTTGTCGAACAAAGGGCCGCAGCAGGATTGGCTGGGATTTATCAGTGACCTGGTGGTCCGGGGCGTCACACCGCCCCCCTTGTAG
- a CDS encoding molybdopterin cofactor-binding domain-containing protein, which yields MTDTPLSRDQWLAKAGVLLIVDDVLPPSGPVAKGGTPTVKPKELGLFIAVNDDGLVYAFNGHVDLGTGIRTALAQIVAEELDLDLDQVRMVLGDTERVPNQGATIASATLQISAVPLRNAAAEARRFLLARAAGRWGVSTASLKVEAGVIHASDGRTLTYGELVCGQRDQLRVSGDAPLKALEDYRLVGKGAERVDIPGKATGELTYVHDMRVPGMLHGRVVRPPYAGLDCGDFVGNSLLSVDESSIAHIPGIVAVVVIRDFVGVVALREEQAIKAAEALQVHWKPWNNGLPDMSDVEQAIRDNPRVRRTVLDQGNVDEALANASQRMPRSYLWPYQMHGSIGPSCGVADYTPAGSRVWSGSQNPHLLRADLAWLLACDEALIEVIRMEAAGCYGRNCADDVCADALLLSRAVGKPVRVQLSREQEHLWEPKGTAQLMEVDGGLNADGSIAAYDFETSYPSNGAPTLALLLTGRVEPVAAMFEMGDRTSIPPYDIESMRVTINDMAPIVRASWMRGVSALPNTFAHESYIDELAFAAGVDPVEYRLRYLKDERAIDLVKSTAERANWSPRTAPMQTASEDHLLRGRGFAYARYIHSKFPGFGAAWAAWVADVAIDKQTGDVSVTRVVIGHDAGMMINPAGVQHQIHGNVIQSTSRVLKERVTFEESTVASKEWGGYPILTFPEVPQIDVMMMPRQDQPPMGAGESASVPSAAAIANAIYDATGIRFRELPITPERVLAALNAGTLGGAAKSPEKRRKWWFGALFATLGAVLATAWPFHSEIAPIAPPSAGTWSKATLERGRLLAAAGDCAVCHTAPGGAANAGGLAMQTPFGTLYSSNITPDVETGIGAWSYPAFERAMRDGIGRDGRNLYPAFPYTAFRNINDADMQALYAYLMAQAPVSQAPTPNAMRFPFNLRPLMAGWNALNLRRGEITPQPERSEQWNRGNYLVNGLGHCAACHSPRNLLGAEKGGKAFLAGGIVDGWEAPALTGLSKAPTPWTEDQLFTYLSTGYADAHGVAAGPMGPVVSELSKLPKADIRAMAVYLASLKGEAVADVQVATPVPNPNGRRVFEGACKACHADGLGPKLFGVSPSLATNTNVHSDRPDNLIKVILQGINNPATQDLGYMPGFKDSLSNTQVADLVAYLRGRFAPNAPGWEGLEQKVAHLRANPGTH from the coding sequence ATGACCGATACTCCGCTTTCCCGTGACCAGTGGCTGGCCAAGGCCGGCGTGCTGCTGATCGTCGATGATGTGCTACCGCCTTCCGGCCCGGTGGCCAAGGGCGGGACGCCCACCGTGAAGCCCAAGGAACTGGGATTGTTTATCGCCGTGAACGATGACGGTCTGGTGTACGCCTTCAACGGCCATGTGGACCTGGGCACCGGTATCCGCACCGCGCTGGCGCAGATCGTCGCCGAAGAGCTCGATCTGGACCTGGACCAGGTGAGGATGGTGCTCGGCGACACGGAGCGCGTGCCAAATCAGGGCGCGACGATTGCCAGCGCGACCTTGCAGATTTCCGCAGTGCCGCTGCGTAACGCGGCGGCCGAAGCGCGGCGCTTTCTGCTGGCGCGGGCCGCCGGGCGTTGGGGCGTGAGTACGGCGAGCCTCAAGGTGGAAGCGGGCGTGATTCATGCGTCAGACGGGCGAACCCTCACCTATGGCGAGCTGGTCTGCGGCCAGCGCGATCAGTTGCGCGTCAGCGGTGATGCCCCCTTGAAGGCCCTTGAGGATTATCGCCTGGTGGGCAAGGGCGCCGAACGGGTAGACATCCCCGGCAAGGCCACTGGCGAGTTGACCTATGTCCATGACATGCGTGTGCCCGGCATGCTCCATGGTCGGGTGGTGCGCCCGCCGTATGCAGGGCTGGATTGCGGCGACTTTGTCGGCAACAGCCTGTTGAGCGTAGATGAGTCCTCCATCGCGCATATCCCCGGCATCGTCGCGGTGGTGGTGATCCGTGATTTTGTCGGGGTGGTGGCGCTGCGCGAGGAGCAGGCGATCAAGGCCGCCGAGGCGCTGCAGGTGCACTGGAAACCGTGGAACAATGGGTTGCCGGATATGAGCGATGTTGAGCAGGCGATCCGCGACAATCCTCGCGTTCGCCGCACGGTGCTCGACCAGGGCAATGTCGACGAAGCGCTCGCCAATGCCAGCCAGCGCATGCCGCGCAGTTACCTGTGGCCATACCAGATGCACGGCTCCATCGGCCCATCCTGCGGCGTGGCGGATTACACGCCGGCCGGCAGCCGCGTATGGTCCGGCAGCCAGAACCCGCACCTGCTGCGCGCTGACCTCGCGTGGTTGTTGGCCTGCGATGAAGCGCTGATCGAGGTGATCCGCATGGAGGCTGCCGGCTGTTACGGGCGCAATTGTGCCGACGATGTGTGTGCCGACGCGCTGCTGCTGTCGCGCGCGGTGGGCAAGCCGGTGCGCGTGCAACTGAGCCGTGAACAGGAACACCTGTGGGAGCCCAAGGGCACCGCGCAGCTGATGGAAGTGGATGGCGGCCTCAACGCCGACGGCAGCATTGCCGCCTACGATTTTGAAACCAGCTACCCCTCGAATGGCGCGCCGACCCTGGCGCTGTTGTTGACCGGTCGTGTCGAGCCGGTGGCGGCGATGTTCGAGATGGGCGACCGCACCTCGATTCCACCCTATGACATCGAGTCCATGCGCGTGACCATCAACGACATGGCACCCATCGTGCGGGCTTCGTGGATGCGCGGCGTATCGGCCTTGCCCAACACCTTCGCCCACGAATCCTATATCGACGAACTGGCGTTCGCTGCCGGCGTGGACCCGGTGGAATACCGCCTGCGTTATCTCAAGGATGAGCGCGCCATCGATCTGGTCAAATCCACCGCTGAACGCGCCAACTGGTCGCCGCGCACTGCGCCGATGCAGACCGCCAGCGAAGACCACCTGCTGCGCGGCCGCGGCTTTGCCTACGCGCGCTACATCCATAGCAAATTCCCAGGTTTCGGTGCGGCCTGGGCGGCGTGGGTGGCGGACGTGGCGATCGACAAGCAGACCGGCGATGTGTCGGTGACGCGGGTAGTGATCGGCCATGACGCAGGGATGATGATCAACCCGGCGGGCGTGCAACATCAGATCCACGGCAACGTGATCCAGTCCACCAGCCGCGTACTCAAAGAGCGCGTGACGTTTGAAGAGTCGACGGTGGCGAGCAAGGAGTGGGGCGGTTACCCGATTCTGACCTTTCCCGAAGTGCCGCAGATCGATGTGATGATGATGCCGCGCCAGGATCAGCCGCCCATGGGCGCTGGTGAGTCGGCGTCGGTGCCCAGCGCGGCGGCGATTGCCAATGCGATCTACGACGCCACCGGGATTCGCTTTCGCGAGTTGCCGATCACCCCGGAACGTGTGCTGGCGGCGTTGAATGCCGGCACCTTGGGGGGGGCCGCCAAGTCGCCGGAAAAACGCCGCAAGTGGTGGTTCGGTGCGCTGTTCGCCACCCTGGGCGCGGTGCTGGCCACGGCCTGGCCGTTTCACAGCGAGATTGCACCCATTGCGCCGCCCAGCGCCGGCACCTGGTCCAAGGCCACGCTGGAACGCGGGCGTTTGCTGGCGGCGGCAGGGGATTGCGCGGTGTGCCATACGGCGCCTGGTGGAGCGGCCAATGCTGGTGGCCTGGCGATGCAGACGCCGTTCGGCACGCTGTACAGCAGCAATATCACCCCGGATGTCGAGACCGGCATTGGCGCCTGGTCATACCCCGCGTTCGAGCGGGCGATGCGCGATGGGATTGGCCGTGACGGACGCAACCTGTACCCGGCGTTTCCCTATACGGCGTTTCGCAACATCAACGATGCCGACATGCAGGCGCTGTACGCCTACCTGATGGCCCAGGCGCCGGTTAGCCAGGCGCCGACGCCGAATGCCATGAGGTTTCCGTTCAATCTCCGGCCCCTGATGGCGGGGTGGAATGCACTCAATCTGCGTCGCGGTGAAATCACCCCGCAGCCTGAACGCAGTGAGCAATGGAATCGCGGCAATTATCTGGTGAACGGCTTGGGGCACTGCGCGGCGTGCCATTCGCCGCGCAATCTGCTGGGGGCAGAGAAGGGCGGCAAGGCGTTCCTGGCCGGTGGCATCGTGGACGGCTGGGAGGCCCCGGCGCTGACGGGGCTGTCGAAGGCGCCGACGCCGTGGACCGAAGATCAGTTGTTCACGTATTTGAGTACCGGTTATGCCGATGCCCATGGCGTGGCGGCAGGCCCGATGGGGCCGGTGGTCAGTGAGTTGTCGAAATTGCCCAAGGCGGATATCCGTGCGATGGCGGTGTACCTGGCGTCGCTGAAGGGCGAGGCCGTTGCTGATGTGCAGGTGGCGACCCCGGTGCCAAATCCCAATGGCCGGCGTGTGTTCGAGGGCGCGTGCAAAGCCTGCCATGCCGATGGCCTGGGGCCGAAATTGTTTGGGGTCAGCCCGTCACTGGCGACCAATACCAATGTGCACAGCGATCGGCCGGACAATTTGATCAAGGTGATCCTGCAAGGCATCAACAACCCGGCCACACAGGATCTGGGCTATATGCCGGGCTTCAAGGACAGCCTGTCGAACACTCAGGTGGCGGATCTGGTGGCCTATCTGCGCGGGCGATTTGCGCCGAATGCGCCAGGCTGGGAAGGGCTGGAACAGAAGGTCGCCCACCTACGCGCCAACCCTGGTACGCACTGA
- a CDS encoding (2Fe-2S)-binding protein — MISPHITVALEVNGQPSEVSAMADTSLLLVLRNDLQLNGPKYGCGLGECGACTVIIDGVAARSCVFPLSGAAGRKIVTLEGLGTRQAPHPVQQAFIDEQAAQCGYCLNGMIMTTKALLDRNPNPSEAEVRNELSGNLCRCGTHLEILRAVLRAARLMTVDR, encoded by the coding sequence ATGATCAGCCCCCACATCACGGTAGCGCTTGAGGTCAACGGCCAACCCAGCGAAGTCAGCGCCATGGCGGACACCTCGCTGCTACTGGTGTTGCGCAATGACCTGCAACTCAACGGCCCCAAGTACGGCTGCGGTTTGGGGGAGTGCGGCGCATGTACCGTGATCATCGATGGCGTGGCCGCGCGCTCCTGTGTATTCCCGCTGTCGGGGGCGGCAGGGCGCAAGATCGTCACCCTTGAAGGCCTCGGCACGCGCCAGGCGCCGCACCCGGTGCAGCAGGCCTTTATTGATGAGCAGGCCGCCCAATGCGGTTACTGCCTCAACGGCATGATCATGACCACCAAGGCTTTGCTTGACCGCAATCCCAACCCCAGCGAAGCCGAGGTGCGCAATGAGTTGTCGGGCAACCTCTGCCGCTGTGGCACCCATCTCGAAATCCTCCGCGCGGTGCTGCGTGCCGCCCGCCTTATGACCGTGGATCGATGA
- a CDS encoding MarR family winged helix-turn-helix transcriptional regulator, with amino-acid sequence MPDSYVFSEQVGHLLRKAYQRHLAIFQQNVGDSQLTAVQFVTLCALRDHGASSLTELVKATAVDQATIRGIVERLKAKELITLEPDPQDKRKVVVNLSGAGAELVAHTTPRAAQISELTMSNLNPAERVAVLFLLRKMIDDPQD; translated from the coding sequence GTGCCTGATTCCTACGTCTTTTCTGAACAAGTTGGCCACCTGTTGCGCAAGGCCTACCAGCGCCACCTGGCGATCTTTCAGCAGAATGTCGGCGATTCGCAGCTCACTGCTGTGCAGTTCGTCACCCTGTGTGCGCTGCGCGATCACGGTGCAAGTTCCCTGACTGAGCTGGTCAAGGCCACGGCTGTGGACCAGGCGACCATTCGCGGGATTGTCGAACGGCTCAAGGCGAAGGAACTGATTACCCTGGAGCCCGACCCGCAAGACAAGCGCAAGGTGGTGGTCAACCTGTCTGGCGCGGGCGCCGAACTGGTCGCACACACTACGCCGCGCGCGGCACAGATCAGCGAGTTGACCATGAGCAACCTCAACCCCGCCGAACGGGTGGCGGTGCTGTTCCTGCTGCGCAAGATGATCGACGATCCCCAGGACTGA
- a CDS encoding 2,5-dihydroxypyridine 5,6-dioxygenase produces the protein MPVSDCELTQMFEHVLRLSKVDATQSVAVLKSHYSDARTVRAAMDAAQRLGAKVYAVELPSFNHPRAMGNDMTAYCGDTALTGNIAAQRALEAADLIVDTMMLLHSPEQEQILKTGTRILLAVEPPEVLARMLPSEDDKVRVLAAEQMLKKARSIHVKSRAGSDFRAALGQYPSVTEYGFADEPGRWDHWPSGFLFSWPNEETAEGVLVLDIGDILLPFKTYTREKITLEIEKGFITGIHGGFEAEYLRDYMKYFNDPEVYGISHIGWGLQPRAQWTAMGLHDKNDGMCMDARAFYGNFLFSTGPNTEVGGTRKTPCHMDIPLRNCDVYLDDEAVVIAGDVVAPAASLAR, from the coding sequence ATGCCGGTAAGCGATTGCGAACTGACCCAGATGTTTGAACATGTGCTGCGGTTGTCGAAGGTCGATGCGACCCAGAGTGTGGCCGTGCTCAAGAGCCATTATTCCGACGCGCGTACCGTGCGTGCCGCAATGGACGCGGCGCAGCGCTTGGGCGCCAAGGTGTACGCAGTGGAATTGCCGTCGTTCAACCATCCACGGGCGATGGGCAATGACATGACCGCCTACTGCGGTGACACCGCACTCACCGGCAATATCGCCGCCCAGCGTGCGCTCGAAGCCGCCGACCTGATCGTCGATACCATGATGCTGCTGCACTCGCCGGAGCAGGAGCAGATCCTCAAGACCGGCACGCGCATCCTGCTGGCTGTGGAGCCGCCGGAAGTGCTGGCGCGCATGCTGCCCAGCGAAGACGACAAGGTGCGCGTACTGGCGGCCGAACAGATGTTGAAGAAAGCGCGTTCGATCCACGTCAAATCCCGCGCCGGCAGCGATTTCCGCGCCGCCTTGGGGCAGTACCCGTCAGTGACTGAATACGGTTTTGCCGATGAACCTGGGCGCTGGGACCACTGGCCGAGTGGTTTTCTGTTCTCCTGGCCTAACGAAGAAACCGCCGAGGGCGTGCTGGTGCTGGACATTGGCGACATCCTCCTGCCGTTCAAGACCTACACCCGCGAGAAGATCACCCTGGAGATCGAGAAGGGCTTTATCACCGGGATTCATGGTGGTTTCGAGGCCGAATACCTGCGCGACTACATGAAGTACTTCAACGACCCTGAGGTGTACGGCATCTCCCATATCGGCTGGGGCTTGCAGCCGCGGGCGCAATGGACCGCCATGGGCCTGCATGACAAGAACGACGGCATGTGCATGGATGCGCGGGCGTTCTATGGCAACTTCCTGTTTTCCACCGGGCCGAATACCGAGGTGGGCGGCACGCGCAAGACGCCGTGCCATATGGATATTCCGCTGCGCAATTGCGACGTGTACCTGGATGATGAGGCGGTGGTGATTGCGGGGGATGTGGTGGCCCCCGCAGCGTCCTTGGCTCGCTGA
- a CDS encoding FAD-dependent monooxygenase, with protein MGSTQKIAIVGAGLGGAAAATLLQQAGFDVDVFEQAPEFSRLGAGIHMGPNIMKIFRRMGIEKQLDLMGSHPEHWFSRCGETGDYLSRIPLTGYGASYITVHRGDLHALQMSTLKPGTLHFNKRLETLEETDTQVRLTFADGEVTYADIVIGADGINSKIREELLGVEKPLYSGWVAHRALIRGDQLAKYDLTFEDCIKWWTEDRHMMVYYTTGKRDEYYYVTGVPHAEWDFQGAFVDSSREEMFEAFKGYHPTVQALIESTESVTKWPLRNRNPLPLWSRGRLVLLGDACHPMKPHMAQGAGMAIEDAAMLTRCLQETGISDYRTAFQLYEANRKERASRVQAVSNANTWLRTQEDPAWVYGYDLYAQELKSGVAA; from the coding sequence ATGGGAAGCACACAAAAAATCGCCATCGTCGGTGCCGGCCTGGGTGGCGCGGCGGCAGCCACCCTGTTGCAACAAGCCGGCTTCGACGTGGACGTTTTTGAGCAGGCACCGGAATTTTCCCGGTTGGGCGCGGGCATCCACATGGGCCCCAACATCATGAAAATCTTCCGCCGCATGGGCATCGAGAAGCAGTTGGACCTGATGGGCTCGCACCCCGAGCACTGGTTCAGCCGTTGCGGCGAAACCGGCGACTACCTCTCGCGCATCCCCCTCACCGGCTACGGTGCTTCCTATATCACCGTGCACCGCGGCGACCTGCACGCCTTGCAGATGTCCACCCTCAAGCCCGGCACCCTGCACTTCAACAAGCGCCTGGAAACCCTTGAAGAAACCGATACCCAGGTGCGCCTGACCTTTGCCGACGGCGAAGTGACCTACGCCGATATCGTGATCGGCGCCGACGGCATCAACTCAAAGATCCGCGAAGAACTGCTCGGCGTGGAAAAACCGCTGTACAGCGGCTGGGTCGCGCACCGCGCGCTGATCCGTGGCGACCAGCTGGCCAAGTACGACCTCACGTTCGAGGACTGCATCAAGTGGTGGACCGAAGACCGTCACATGATGGTCTACTACACCACCGGCAAGCGCGACGAGTACTACTACGTGACCGGTGTGCCCCATGCCGAATGGGACTTCCAGGGTGCCTTCGTCGACAGCAGCCGCGAAGAGATGTTCGAGGCGTTCAAGGGTTACCACCCCACCGTGCAGGCGCTGATCGAATCCACCGAAAGCGTGACCAAATGGCCGCTGCGCAACCGCAACCCGTTGCCGCTGTGGAGCCGCGGCCGCCTGGTGCTGTTGGGCGATGCCTGCCACCCGATGAAACCACACATGGCCCAAGGCGCGGGCATGGCCATCGAAGACGCCGCCATGCTCACCCGCTGCCTGCAGGAAACCGGGATCAGCGACTACCGCACCGCCTTCCAGCTCTACGAAGCCAACCGCAAGGAACGTGCGTCCCGCGTGCAGGCCGTGTCCAACGCCAACACCTGGCTGCGCACCCAGGAAGATCCGGCCTGGGTCTACGGCTATGACCTGTACGCCCAGGAGCTGAAATCGGGGGTGGCCGCGTGA
- a CDS encoding alpha/beta fold hydrolase — MSTLLYGGNVQANGIRQHYLRYGGKGPALILIPGITSPAITWGFVAERLGEHFDTYVLDVRGRGLSSTGPGLDYSADTCAEDIGAFADALHLDSYHLVGHSMGARFAVRSAVKHPRGVNRVVLIDPPVSGPGRREYPSKLPWYVDSIRQSLIGMDAEAMRTFCATWTDAQLQLRAEWLHTCFEPAIVRAFNDFHTVDFHQDLPHLKAPALLMVAGRGGVILDDDIAEIQALQPSIQVARVPNAGHMIPWDDLEGFFHALGDFLVQQ, encoded by the coding sequence GTGAGCACCCTCCTCTATGGCGGCAACGTGCAGGCCAATGGCATTCGCCAGCATTACCTGCGCTACGGCGGCAAAGGGCCGGCGCTGATCCTGATCCCGGGCATCACCAGCCCTGCAATCACCTGGGGGTTCGTCGCCGAACGCCTGGGCGAACACTTCGACACCTACGTGCTGGACGTGCGCGGGCGTGGGCTGTCCTCCACCGGACCTGGGCTGGACTACAGCGCAGACACCTGCGCCGAGGACATTGGCGCCTTTGCCGATGCACTCCACCTGGACAGCTACCACTTGGTCGGCCATTCCATGGGCGCGCGCTTTGCCGTACGCAGCGCGGTCAAGCACCCCAGGGGCGTCAACCGTGTGGTGCTGATCGACCCACCAGTGTCCGGCCCCGGCCGGCGTGAATACCCGAGCAAACTGCCGTGGTACGTCGACTCGATCCGCCAATCCCTGATCGGCATGGACGCAGAGGCCATGCGCACCTTCTGCGCCACCTGGACCGACGCGCAACTGCAACTGCGCGCCGAGTGGCTGCACACCTGCTTTGAACCGGCCATCGTGCGGGCCTTCAATGACTTCCACACGGTGGACTTCCACCAAGACCTGCCGCACCTCAAGGCCCCGGCCCTGTTGATGGTGGCCGGGCGTGGTGGCGTGATCCTGGATGACGACATCGCGGAAATCCAGGCCCTGCAACCGAGCATCCAGGTCGCCCGCGTACCGAATGCCGGGCACATGATTCCGTGGGACGACCTCGAAGGCTTCTTCCACGCCCTAGGCGACTTCCTCGTACAACAATAA